A stretch of Synechococcus sp. MIT S9220 DNA encodes these proteins:
- the xth gene encoding exodeoxyribonuclease III, whose amino-acid sequence MQIASWNVNSIRTRLDHVLRWLDQSGVDLLALQETKVDDPLFPLEPFRSRGYEVSFHGQKSYNGVALISRQPLEDVRLGFMGELEADPEAEELSQQKRVISALVDGIRVVNLYVPNGSSLQSEKYDYKLKWLSCLERYLRAVQTRDEPLCMVGDFNIGPEAKDLHDPDRLSGGIMASDAERNALAQALGDDLKDAFRLFESGSGHWSWWDYRSGAWNRNSGWRIDHIYLSSDLQELALSCQIDKQERDREQPSDHAPVVVDLSWELEEECEDDPDSFGMD is encoded by the coding sequence GTGCAGATCGCAAGCTGGAATGTCAATTCGATTCGCACGCGACTGGATCACGTCCTCCGCTGGTTGGATCAGAGCGGGGTTGATCTGCTGGCCCTTCAGGAGACCAAGGTTGATGATCCGCTCTTTCCGCTCGAGCCCTTCCGCTCAAGGGGTTACGAGGTCAGCTTCCATGGTCAGAAGTCGTACAACGGCGTGGCCCTGATCAGCCGGCAGCCTCTGGAAGATGTGCGCTTGGGGTTCATGGGAGAACTGGAGGCTGATCCTGAAGCGGAAGAACTGAGCCAGCAGAAGAGGGTAATCAGTGCTCTGGTGGATGGGATCCGGGTGGTCAACCTCTACGTGCCAAACGGCTCCAGCCTCCAATCCGAGAAATACGACTACAAACTGAAGTGGCTCTCATGCCTTGAGAGATATCTGCGGGCAGTTCAGACCAGGGATGAGCCCCTCTGCATGGTGGGTGATTTCAACATCGGACCGGAAGCCAAAGACCTGCATGACCCTGATCGTCTCAGCGGCGGAATCATGGCTTCAGACGCCGAACGCAACGCCCTTGCTCAAGCGCTTGGAGATGATCTCAAAGACGCCTTCCGGCTGTTCGAATCGGGCAGCGGTCACTGGAGCTGGTGGGACTACCGCAGCGGTGCATGGAACCGCAACAGCGGCTGGAGAATTGATCACATCTATCTCAGCTCCGACCTGCAGGAGCTTGCCCTGAGCTGCCAGATCGACAAACAGGAGCGCGACCGCGAGCAACCCAGCGACCATGCACCCGTGGTCGTTGACCTCTCCTGGGAGCTGGAGGAGGAGTGCGAGGACGATCCGGACAGCTTCGGCATGGATTAA
- the hemL gene encoding glutamate-1-semialdehyde 2,1-aminomutase, protein MTAPSLNTSRSQELFSAAQALMPGGVSSPVRAFKSVGGQPIVFDRVKGAYAWDVDDNKYIDYIGSWGPAICGHAHPEVISALQETIEKGTSFGAPCALENTLAEMVIDAVPSVEMVRFVNSGTEACMAVLRLMRAFTGRDKVIKFEGCYHGHADMFLVKAGSGVATLGLPDSPGVPRSTTANTLTAPYNDLEAVKQLFAENPDAISGVILEPIVGNAGFIQPEPGFLEGLRELTKENGALLVFDEVMTGFRISYGGAQAHFGVTPDLTTMGKVIGGGLPVGAYGGRREIMEMVAPAGPMYQAGTLSGNPLAMTAGIKTLELLKQPGSYEKLTATTEKLVAGIKEAATSAGLPITSGSVSAMFGFFLCEGPVRNFEEAKATDAERFGKLHRAMLERGVYLAPSAFEAGFTSLAHSDADIEATIQAFRDSFAAIA, encoded by the coding sequence GTGACAGCACCAAGCTTGAACACCAGTCGCTCCCAGGAGCTCTTCAGTGCCGCCCAGGCTCTGATGCCTGGTGGCGTGAGCTCCCCAGTGCGTGCATTCAAATCTGTGGGTGGCCAGCCGATCGTCTTCGATCGGGTCAAGGGCGCTTACGCCTGGGACGTTGATGACAACAAATACATCGACTACATCGGCAGTTGGGGACCCGCGATCTGCGGTCATGCCCATCCAGAAGTAATCAGTGCGCTGCAGGAAACGATTGAGAAGGGCACCAGCTTCGGAGCTCCCTGCGCACTTGAAAACACATTGGCGGAGATGGTGATCGACGCCGTCCCCAGTGTGGAGATGGTTCGCTTCGTGAACAGCGGCACCGAAGCCTGCATGGCTGTGCTCCGTCTCATGCGCGCCTTCACAGGTCGCGACAAGGTCATCAAGTTCGAAGGTTGCTACCACGGCCACGCGGACATGTTCTTGGTGAAGGCCGGTTCCGGTGTGGCCACCCTCGGCCTGCCTGACTCACCTGGCGTCCCCCGCAGCACCACCGCCAATACCCTGACCGCGCCTTACAACGATCTGGAGGCCGTCAAGCAGTTATTCGCTGAAAACCCTGATGCCATTTCAGGTGTCATCCTTGAACCCATCGTTGGCAATGCAGGGTTTATCCAGCCTGAGCCTGGTTTCCTCGAGGGTTTACGCGAACTCACCAAGGAAAACGGCGCTCTGCTCGTCTTTGACGAAGTCATGACAGGCTTCCGCATCAGTTACGGCGGAGCCCAGGCCCATTTCGGCGTGACCCCTGACCTCACCACCATGGGCAAGGTGATCGGTGGAGGTCTTCCCGTAGGGGCCTACGGCGGTCGACGCGAAATCATGGAGATGGTGGCTCCTGCAGGCCCCATGTACCAGGCCGGCACCCTGAGCGGAAATCCCCTTGCCATGACGGCGGGCATCAAGACACTTGAGCTTCTGAAACAGCCCGGTAGCTACGAAAAGCTCACCGCCACCACTGAAAAACTGGTCGCTGGCATCAAGGAAGCAGCAACCTCTGCAGGCCTTCCGATCACGAGTGGAAGTGTGAGCGCCATGTTCGGCTTCTTCCTCTGCGAAGGACCTGTACGCAACTTTGAAGAAGCGAAGGCAACAGACGCTGAACGCTTTGGCAAACTGCATCGCGCCATGCTTGAGCGTGGTGTTTATCTAGCTCCGTCAGCCTTCGAAGCAGGGTTCACCTCCCTTGCCCATTCGGACGCAGACATCGAAGCCACGATTCAGGCGTTCCGCGACAGCTTCGCTGCGATCGCCTAA
- a CDS encoding YajQ family cyclic di-GMP-binding protein: MASYSFDVVSDFDRQELVNTLDQVRRDVSQRYDLKDSGTEIDLEDAAIVITTASDMTLQAVEDILRAKATKRNLSLKIFDFQTAETVGGNRVQQTVQLKKGLSQELAKKMSKIVRDELKKVTVAIQGDSLRVTGKSKDDLQQVIQLLRSKEDELDVPLQFENYR; the protein is encoded by the coding sequence ATGGCTTCGTATTCATTTGATGTGGTCTCTGATTTTGACCGTCAGGAGTTGGTGAATACGCTTGATCAAGTTCGTAGGGACGTTTCTCAGCGCTATGACCTTAAGGATTCTGGTACAGAGATCGATCTTGAAGACGCCGCGATTGTGATCACTACGGCCAGTGACATGACTCTTCAAGCTGTTGAAGATATTCTGCGAGCCAAGGCGACAAAGAGAAATCTCTCTTTGAAGATCTTTGATTTCCAGACGGCGGAGACAGTGGGTGGGAATCGTGTGCAGCAGACCGTTCAATTGAAGAAGGGACTCAGTCAGGAACTTGCTAAGAAAATGAGCAAAATTGTCCGTGACGAGCTTAAGAAAGTCACCGTGGCGATTCAGGGAGACAGTCTCAGGGTGACAGGCAAGAGTAAGGATGATCTCCAGCAGGTGATTCAGTTGTTGCGGTCAAAAGAGGATGAGCTGGATGTGCCTCTTCAGTTCGAGAATTATCGCTGA
- a CDS encoding MAPEG family protein encodes MFITDFLTQTASAPYALSLVFSGAVVIASIIPLGAARSQADFTLDDMKAPRAMFERLPDWGKRASWAHQNSFEAFSLHAPAALLALIAVLQIGELQGLAIPAALLQPVLRLIYLPAYVANVPPLRGLCWAGALLCTGILYIEGVRALLAA; translated from the coding sequence GTGTTCATCACGGACTTTCTCACCCAGACAGCCTCGGCGCCCTATGCCTTGTCGCTCGTGTTCTCGGGAGCTGTAGTGATCGCCAGCATCATTCCCCTGGGTGCTGCCCGTTCACAGGCGGACTTCACCCTGGACGACATGAAAGCTCCGAGGGCCATGTTCGAACGCCTTCCAGACTGGGGGAAACGAGCCAGCTGGGCCCATCAGAACAGCTTCGAAGCGTTCAGCCTGCATGCTCCAGCAGCACTTCTAGCCCTGATCGCCGTGCTGCAAATCGGAGAGCTTCAGGGCCTTGCCATCCCCGCAGCTCTGCTCCAGCCCGTGCTGCGTCTGATTTATTTGCCGGCCTATGTGGCTAATGTTCCGCCCCTGAGAGGACTGTGCTGGGCCGGTGCTCTGCTTTGCACCGGAATCCTCTACATCGAAGGAGTCAGAGCTCTACTAGCTGCCTAA
- a CDS encoding SPFH domain-containing protein: MEALLSLPALILIALLGSGSVKVTSGGRSRLVERLGKFDRELQPGLSVVIPVVERVVSHESLKERVLDIPPQLCITRDNVSIEVDAVVYWQLLEHSQAYYAVDNLQAAMVNLVLTQIRAEMGKLDLDQTFTTRSEVNELLLKELDEATDPWGVKVTRVEMRDINPSPGVKQAMEAQMTAEREKRAAILRSEGEKEAQLNEARGRAEALVLDARAQKEAILLEAEAQAKQQGVMAEAKSEAARVMARALSESPEAEEAVRLMLAENWMAMGQRMADSPAGSVLMVDPQSPASLLAALKQFQQGKD, from the coding sequence ATGGAAGCGCTGCTGAGCCTGCCTGCACTGATCCTGATCGCACTTCTGGGAAGTGGCAGCGTCAAGGTCACCAGCGGAGGCCGCTCGCGTCTCGTCGAGCGGCTTGGCAAGTTCGACCGTGAGTTGCAGCCTGGGCTCTCTGTCGTGATTCCCGTTGTCGAACGGGTGGTGAGTCATGAGTCGCTCAAGGAACGGGTTCTGGATATCCCCCCCCAGCTCTGCATCACGCGAGACAACGTCTCCATCGAGGTCGATGCGGTGGTGTACTGGCAGTTGCTCGAGCATTCCCAGGCGTATTACGCAGTGGACAATCTGCAGGCAGCGATGGTGAATCTGGTGTTAACCCAGATTCGTGCCGAGATGGGCAAGCTGGATCTCGACCAGACCTTCACCACTCGCAGTGAGGTGAATGAGCTGCTGTTGAAGGAGCTTGATGAGGCCACCGATCCATGGGGTGTGAAAGTGACTCGCGTTGAAATGCGCGACATCAATCCTTCGCCCGGCGTTAAGCAAGCGATGGAGGCTCAGATGACTGCCGAACGGGAGAAGCGCGCTGCGATTCTGCGTTCCGAAGGAGAAAAGGAAGCCCAGTTGAATGAGGCGCGTGGCCGTGCGGAGGCTCTCGTGCTTGACGCACGTGCCCAGAAGGAGGCAATTCTGCTGGAGGCCGAAGCCCAGGCGAAGCAGCAAGGTGTGATGGCTGAAGCGAAGTCCGAAGCGGCACGCGTCATGGCCAGGGCACTGTCTGAGAGCCCGGAAGCGGAAGAGGCAGTACGGCTGATGCTGGCTGAAAACTGGATGGCCATGGGGCAGCGCATGGCTGACTCGCCGGCCGGCAGCGTGCTGATGGTCGATCCTCAGTCACCTGCTTCACTGCTGGCTGCTCTGAAGCAATTCCAGCAAGGCAAGGATTAG
- a CDS encoding NfeD family protein, producing the protein MPPLWSPLIWLLLAGVLLVVELVQPSFDGLMFGVFAGLVVSVLTALLPLQVWIQIFLFILITVLGTLWLSKWSAQRNPRPGGRLLKDNTAEVLAPIQPGGEGRVRWHGQSWAASSLDIETPLQAGDRVLVISREGTRLQVLPTPPSP; encoded by the coding sequence ATGCCACCTCTTTGGAGTCCTTTGATCTGGTTGCTGTTGGCTGGTGTTCTGCTGGTGGTGGAGCTGGTGCAGCCCAGTTTCGATGGCTTGATGTTTGGCGTCTTCGCCGGTCTTGTCGTGTCCGTACTGACAGCCTTGCTGCCGCTGCAGGTTTGGATTCAGATCTTCCTGTTCATTCTGATCACAGTGCTGGGAACGCTTTGGCTGAGCAAGTGGTCTGCGCAACGCAATCCACGGCCCGGAGGGCGACTGCTGAAAGACAACACAGCCGAGGTCCTGGCCCCGATTCAGCCCGGAGGAGAAGGCAGGGTTCGCTGGCATGGCCAGAGCTGGGCTGCCAGTTCACTGGATATCGAGACTCCTCTGCAGGCCGGAGATCGCGTGCTTGTGATCAGCAGGGAGGGAACCAGGCTCCAGGTTCTGCCAACCCCGCCTTCGCCTTGA